The following proteins are encoded in a genomic region of Haloarcula marina:
- a CDS encoding PspA/IM30 family protein, protein MSLFGRLGFAIRARLNALLNRAADPSAELDYSYEELRDELQRVTRGIADVTTQKKRLEIHRRRLRENVEKYDGQAREAMQEDREDLARRALAKKQTHVSQITELTEQIDALQGTQDRLVGKRAELSSQIEQFRTKKETMKARYEAAEASARVSEAFTGVGDTMADVHRSIERATERTERMEARAAALEELEASGELESVLDEGDDVERELDRLSNERAVEYELETLRAEVEEDEKTAEAAD, encoded by the coding sequence ATGAGTCTGTTCGGCCGCCTCGGATTCGCCATCCGAGCGAGACTGAACGCGCTGTTGAACCGCGCGGCAGACCCTTCGGCGGAGTTGGACTACTCCTACGAGGAGTTGCGCGACGAACTCCAGCGGGTGACCCGCGGCATCGCCGACGTGACGACCCAGAAGAAGCGACTGGAGATTCACCGGCGGCGGTTGCGCGAGAACGTCGAGAAGTACGACGGGCAGGCCCGGGAAGCCATGCAAGAGGACCGCGAGGACCTCGCGCGACGGGCGTTGGCGAAGAAACAGACCCACGTGAGTCAGATAACCGAACTGACCGAACAAATCGACGCCCTACAGGGGACACAGGACCGCCTCGTCGGGAAGCGGGCCGAACTCAGTAGTCAGATAGAGCAGTTCCGGACGAAGAAAGAGACGATGAAGGCCCGCTACGAGGCCGCCGAGGCCTCGGCCCGCGTCTCCGAGGCCTTCACCGGCGTCGGCGACACGATGGCCGACGTACACCGCTCTATCGAGCGTGCGACCGAGCGGACCGAGCGCATGGAGGCCCGTGCCGCCGCCCTCGAAGAACTCGAAGCCAGCGGCGAACTGGAGTCCGTCTTGGACGAGGGCGACGACGTGGAACGGGAACTCGACCGCCTCTCGAACGAACGGGCCGTCGAGTACGAACTGGAGACGCTCCGGGCAGAGGTCGAGGAAGACGAGAAGACTGCGGAAGCGGCCGACTGA
- a CDS encoding uroporphyrinogen-III synthase: protein MREEPRLRVAAFRPDDERLAAAVELLESLGADPVPDPMLAVEPADATPRTDADYVVLTSKTGVELAAEAGWSPNGATVCAIGDATAASLREAGYTVDVVPEEFSSTGLVERLEDEVAGARVEVARSDHGSAVLTDGLEAAGAYVHETILYRLVRPEGSGESAALAANGELDAALFTSSLTVRHFLAAAADQGIRTEAIEGLQAATVGAIGEPTKETAENAGISVDVVPERADFETLACEVVEGAAPTYHD from the coding sequence ATGCGCGAAGAACCGCGACTCCGCGTGGCGGCGTTCCGGCCCGACGACGAGCGACTGGCGGCGGCCGTCGAACTGCTCGAATCGCTCGGGGCCGACCCGGTTCCAGACCCGATGCTCGCCGTCGAACCGGCCGACGCGACGCCTCGAACGGACGCCGACTACGTCGTCCTGACGAGCAAGACGGGCGTGGAACTCGCCGCCGAGGCGGGATGGTCGCCGAACGGCGCGACCGTCTGCGCTATCGGCGATGCCACGGCCGCCTCGCTCCGGGAAGCGGGCTACACTGTCGACGTGGTGCCCGAGGAGTTCTCCTCCACGGGGTTGGTCGAACGACTCGAAGACGAGGTCGCGGGCGCTCGTGTCGAAGTCGCCCGCTCCGACCACGGGTCGGCGGTCCTGACCGACGGCCTCGAAGCGGCGGGCGCGTACGTCCACGAGACCATCCTCTACCGTCTCGTTCGGCCCGAAGGGTCCGGCGAGTCGGCGGCACTCGCGGCCAACGGGGAACTGGACGCGGCGCTGTTCACTTCGTCGTTGACGGTGCGACATTTCCTCGCGGCGGCGGCCGACCAGGGTATTCGGACGGAAGCGATCGAAGGCCTGCAAGCGGCGACCGTCGGCGCTATCGGAGAACCCACGAAGGAAACAGCTGAGAACGCGGGCATCTCGGTCGATGTCGTCCCGGAGCGCGCGGACTTCGAGACGCTGGCCTGCGAAGTCGTCGAGGGAGCGGCCCCGACGTACCACGACTGA
- the cobA gene encoding uroporphyrinogen-III C-methyltransferase, with protein sequence MSDETVGKVYLVGSGPGDPDLLTVKAKRLLESADVVLHDKLPGPEILGLIPEAKREDVGKRAGGEWTPQEYTNARLVELAHEGKTVVRLKGGDPTVFGRGGEEMVHLAENEIPFEVVPGITSAIAGPEVAGIPVTHRDHVSSVSFVTGHEDPTKAESAVDWQALADTGGTIVVLMGVGKLPDYTAALREAGMDPETPVALVERATWPDQRVATGTLETIVDVRDEEGIEPPAITVIGAVAGERAKVVEFLEGS encoded by the coding sequence ATGAGCGACGAGACGGTCGGCAAGGTGTACCTCGTCGGGTCCGGCCCCGGCGACCCGGACCTGCTGACGGTGAAGGCCAAGCGCCTGCTGGAGTCGGCCGACGTGGTCCTCCACGACAAACTCCCGGGGCCGGAGATTCTCGGGCTCATCCCCGAGGCGAAGCGCGAGGACGTGGGCAAGCGCGCCGGTGGCGAGTGGACGCCGCAGGAGTACACGAATGCCCGCCTCGTCGAACTCGCCCACGAAGGCAAGACGGTCGTTCGACTCAAGGGCGGCGACCCGACGGTGTTCGGCCGCGGGGGCGAGGAGATGGTCCACCTCGCCGAGAACGAGATTCCGTTCGAAGTCGTCCCGGGAATCACGAGCGCCATCGCGGGGCCGGAGGTGGCGGGCATCCCCGTCACCCACCGCGACCACGTCTCGTCGGTGTCGTTCGTCACCGGTCACGAGGACCCCACGAAAGCGGAGTCGGCCGTCGACTGGCAGGCGCTCGCCGACACCGGCGGGACCATCGTCGTCCTGATGGGCGTCGGCAAACTGCCGGACTACACCGCCGCACTCCGGGAGGCGGGGATGGACCCCGAGACGCCCGTCGCCCTCGTCGAACGGGCGACGTGGCCCGACCAGCGAGTCGCCACGGGGACGCTTGAGACTATCGTCGACGTTCGGGACGAGGAAGGCATCGAACCGCCCGCAATCACCGTCATCGGTGCGGTAGCGGGCGAGCGCGCAAAGGTCGTGGAGTTCTTAGAGGGGTCGTGA
- the hemC gene encoding hydroxymethylbilane synthase, with protein MTTRADTLRLATRGSDLALRQAATVRDSLASRRRTVELTEVETTGDQIRDELIHRLGKTGAFVRSLDEKVMDGELDAAVHSMKDMPTERPDNLVVAGVPERAAPGDALVTPDGTALADLPEGAVVGTSSLRRRAQLLAERPDLVVEPLRGNVDTRVEKLLAPSLQREHQERHEAEQERKEHAGEADSDYEFPYDEDVEAWFNGLSELERRALGRDDETEYDAIVLAKAGLDRSGLSHHVAATELDPETFVPAPGQGALAVTALDGEVADDINDRIDHPRTRVETTVERTILAELGGGCVAPIGAYATVEGGVVHTTVRVLSRDGDEEVTATRDLPVERHVDAAVDLAAELADEGAADLVAEAKRDAGAADDDAATAREEGEEDEP; from the coding sequence ATGACTACGCGCGCGGACACGCTCCGGCTTGCGACACGGGGGTCCGACCTCGCCCTGCGACAGGCGGCGACGGTGCGGGACAGCCTCGCCAGCCGTCGGCGGACGGTCGAACTCACGGAAGTCGAGACGACGGGCGACCAGATTCGAGACGAACTCATCCACCGGTTAGGCAAGACCGGCGCGTTCGTCCGGAGCCTCGACGAGAAGGTCATGGACGGCGAACTCGACGCCGCGGTCCACTCGATGAAGGACATGCCGACCGAGCGACCCGACAACCTCGTGGTCGCTGGCGTCCCCGAACGGGCCGCGCCGGGTGACGCTCTCGTGACGCCGGACGGGACGGCGCTGGCGGACCTCCCGGAGGGCGCAGTCGTCGGCACGTCCAGTCTCCGACGGCGCGCTCAGTTACTCGCCGAACGGCCGGACCTCGTCGTCGAACCGCTCCGCGGGAACGTCGACACGCGCGTCGAGAAACTGCTCGCGCCGTCGCTCCAGCGCGAACATCAGGAGCGCCACGAGGCCGAACAGGAACGGAAGGAACACGCTGGCGAGGCGGACAGCGACTACGAGTTCCCCTACGACGAGGACGTGGAAGCATGGTTCAACGGCCTCTCGGAACTGGAGCGCCGCGCGCTCGGCCGAGACGACGAGACGGAGTACGACGCCATCGTCCTCGCGAAGGCGGGCCTCGACCGGTCGGGGCTGAGCCACCACGTCGCCGCCACAGAGTTGGACCCCGAGACGTTCGTCCCCGCGCCGGGACAGGGCGCGCTGGCGGTCACGGCGCTCGACGGCGAGGTCGCCGACGACATCAACGACCGCATCGACCACCCGCGAACGCGCGTCGAGACGACCGTCGAACGGACGATTCTCGCCGAACTTGGCGGTGGCTGTGTCGCGCCTATCGGCGCGTACGCGACGGTGGAGGGCGGCGTCGTCCACACGACCGTTCGCGTCCTCTCGCGCGACGGCGACGAGGAAGTGACCGCGACTCGGGACCTCCCGGTCGAACGGCACGTCGACGCGGCGGTCGACCTCGCGGCGGAACTGGCCGACGAGGGCGCGGCCGACCTCGTCGCCGAAGCCAAACGCGACGCCGGGGCGGCCGACGACGACGCCGCGACCGCTCGCGAGGAAGGCGAGGAGGACGAGCCATGA